A stretch of Leucobacter aridicollis DNA encodes these proteins:
- a CDS encoding siderophore-interacting protein, translated as MDDLYIGEVTRTTRLTPGMVRVTLGGPGLSGFPTTGIGDEFVRVRFPGADGALHLPTLDESGTWREPEHDSHIEPYTIRRHDRACGELDIDFVVHGHGQAGQWAAAARPGERVAFHSPRGLYEPPADARTQLFVTDATGMPALSRLAEQLSEGVHAVAAIEIAEASHRIDFHSDRMQVEWIVGRGNGVAPSAMTEALRALPISDDCYVWVAGEAGELREARRYLRHERGLDPRQYAVIGYWRDRQEEWLGRYDALDVGTVAALAAVWDSPVDEEEKRDLYDSKLDELGL; from the coding sequence ATGGACGACCTGTACATCGGCGAGGTGACGCGCACCACCCGGCTCACGCCGGGGATGGTGCGCGTCACCCTTGGCGGGCCCGGTCTCAGCGGGTTCCCTACCACGGGGATCGGCGACGAATTCGTCCGCGTGCGCTTCCCCGGCGCCGACGGAGCGCTCCACCTGCCAACGCTCGACGAGTCAGGCACCTGGCGGGAACCCGAACACGACTCGCACATCGAGCCGTACACGATCAGGCGGCACGACCGTGCATGCGGCGAACTCGATATCGACTTCGTCGTCCACGGGCACGGGCAGGCGGGCCAGTGGGCGGCGGCGGCGCGACCCGGGGAACGCGTGGCGTTCCACTCGCCCCGCGGCCTCTACGAGCCGCCTGCAGACGCACGGACCCAGCTGTTCGTCACCGACGCGACCGGTATGCCCGCGCTCTCCCGGCTCGCCGAACAACTCTCCGAGGGTGTGCACGCCGTCGCCGCGATCGAGATCGCGGAGGCCTCGCACCGGATCGACTTCCACAGCGATCGCATGCAGGTCGAGTGGATCGTCGGCCGGGGCAATGGCGTCGCCCCGAGCGCGATGACGGAGGCGCTGCGGGCGCTCCCGATCTCGGATGACTGCTACGTCTGGGTCGCGGGCGAAGCGGGCGAGCTCAGGGAGGCACGGCGCTATCTCCGCCACGAACGCGGCCTCGACCCCCGGCAATACGCGGTCATCGGCTACTGGCGGGACAGGCAGGAGGAGTGGCTCGGCCGCTACGACGCGCTCGATGTGGGGACCGTCGCCGCGCTCGCGGCGGTCTGGGATTCGCCAGTTGACGAGGAGGAAAAACGGGATCTGTACGATTCGAAGCTCGACGAGCTCGGGCTGTGA
- a CDS encoding branched-chain amino acid ABC transporter permease translates to MQQLLNGLFIGSIYALFAIGFTLVFGILDRLNLAHPAVFAASAFVGIGLAEAFELSIWVILVLVFVFGALLGLVIERVAFRPLKNRPDAHFAGLIASIAMAGMIVAVLQAFFGPQTRRFPEGTAPEGKVELFGASATYVQLAIVVICIGLVIALNVLVKRSSLGRSMRAVAENPTAARVLGINVDRVTAMTFSISSALGAVAGVLFALNVNSAQLGMGTAIELKGLAVIIVGGMGSLPGALVGGLVLGIAEVFAIQYIGSSWRDFIAFALLFVILLLMPQGIFGKRKVREV, encoded by the coding sequence ATGCAGCAATTGCTCAACGGCCTATTTATAGGCTCGATCTATGCGCTCTTCGCCATCGGTTTCACCCTGGTGTTCGGCATTCTTGACCGCCTGAACCTGGCACACCCAGCAGTGTTCGCGGCCTCGGCATTCGTCGGCATCGGCCTGGCCGAAGCGTTCGAGCTGTCGATCTGGGTGATCCTCGTCCTCGTCTTTGTGTTCGGGGCGCTCCTCGGCCTGGTGATTGAGCGGGTGGCCTTCCGCCCGCTCAAGAACCGGCCCGACGCCCACTTTGCCGGCCTGATCGCGTCAATTGCGATGGCCGGCATGATCGTCGCCGTGCTGCAGGCCTTCTTCGGGCCACAGACGCGGCGGTTCCCCGAGGGCACGGCGCCCGAGGGCAAGGTCGAACTGTTCGGCGCAAGCGCCACCTACGTGCAGCTCGCCATCGTGGTGATCTGCATCGGCCTCGTGATCGCGCTCAACGTGCTCGTGAAGCGCTCGTCGCTCGGCCGCTCGATGCGCGCCGTCGCCGAGAACCCCACCGCAGCGCGCGTGCTCGGCATCAACGTTGACCGCGTGACCGCAATGACGTTCTCCATCTCGTCCGCGCTCGGCGCGGTCGCCGGCGTCTTGTTCGCGCTCAACGTGAACAGCGCGCAGCTCGGCATGGGGACAGCGATCGAGTTGAAGGGCCTCGCCGTCATCATCGTCGGCGGCATGGGCTCGCTTCCCGGCGCCCTCGTCGGCGGGCTCGTGCTCGGCATCGCAGAGGTGTTCGCGATCCAGTACATCGGGTCGAGCTGGCGCGACTTCATCGCGTTCGCGCTCCTGTTCGTCATCCTGCTGCTCATGCCGCAGGGCATCTTCGGCAAGCGGAAGGTGCGTGAGGTCTAA
- a CDS encoding ATP-binding cassette domain-containing protein, whose product MITCERLSVGAAGAERPVLRNLSTRIEHGRVRAIVGGKGSGKTVLGWALRGALCPGLNRTAGSVSVGGFDPLDRAAAAETSAHVAWLGEDPEAELGGATTVRDALASAITARFPGASFDDLTLHAALARLGMNDPRVLDREPRQLSPGLRRRVALAQALVRPVSAGAPKLVVLDEPLAGLDRATAAEVIGALAGMRRAIRTTVVVLTRDLELAQRFADEISVLEDGQVVETFRPESSIARAVAAPPAQASAGPAGRSQDATRPRGTGTPVPGSRQTVPGAHGARSRAVMQAGALLGSPALELRGLSVALPAGPGATAPLSLTLGRGDSLAVTGPSGSGKSMLALAIVGGLSPSAALRIGGELRLGGVAQEARAAARTPDQRRAIQLVAYSSDRATAETHTVRTQLRRAIRRARPAASSSAVGTRVSTLLQLADLSPAILLERVCDLSRAEQLRLALARALAHDPSVLVLDGGDAGGDAEFFEACARARRNDGVALLVFARSAAGLGASCDGELQLGDDRVRAIAAPQGLAPEQGRRAA is encoded by the coding sequence ATGATCACGTGCGAACGGCTTTCTGTCGGTGCCGCAGGGGCGGAGCGGCCTGTGCTCCGCAACCTCTCGACGCGGATCGAACACGGTCGGGTGCGCGCCATCGTCGGCGGCAAGGGCTCGGGCAAGACCGTGCTCGGCTGGGCGCTCAGGGGCGCACTCTGCCCTGGCCTGAACCGGACGGCGGGCAGCGTCAGCGTCGGCGGGTTCGATCCGCTCGACCGCGCGGCCGCGGCCGAGACGTCTGCGCACGTCGCCTGGCTCGGCGAGGATCCCGAAGCGGAACTTGGCGGCGCCACCACGGTCCGCGACGCACTCGCCTCCGCCATCACCGCACGATTCCCCGGGGCCTCGTTCGACGACCTCACGCTCCACGCGGCGCTCGCGCGGCTCGGCATGAACGATCCGCGCGTCCTCGACCGCGAACCCCGTCAGCTTTCGCCGGGACTCCGGCGTCGGGTCGCGCTCGCGCAGGCCCTCGTGCGACCCGTCAGCGCTGGCGCGCCGAAGCTCGTCGTTCTCGACGAGCCGCTCGCCGGACTCGACCGTGCCACCGCCGCCGAGGTCATCGGCGCGCTCGCAGGGATGCGGCGCGCAATCCGCACGACCGTCGTCGTGCTCACCAGGGACCTTGAGCTCGCGCAGCGCTTCGCTGACGAGATATCTGTCCTTGAGGACGGTCAGGTCGTTGAGACGTTCCGGCCGGAGAGCTCGATCGCGCGCGCCGTGGCCGCGCCGCCGGCGCAGGCTTCCGCGGGGCCTGCAGGCCGCTCCCAGGACGCGACGCGACCACGCGGCACCGGTACTCCCGTGCCGGGCTCCCGCCAGACCGTGCCCGGGGCGCATGGCGCGCGCAGCCGGGCCGTGATGCAGGCGGGCGCGCTGCTCGGAAGCCCCGCGCTCGAACTGCGCGGGCTGTCTGTCGCGCTCCCGGCGGGGCCCGGAGCGACAGCGCCACTGTCGCTCACGCTCGGCAGGGGAGACTCGCTCGCCGTCACGGGACCCAGCGGGAGCGGCAAGAGTATGCTCGCGCTCGCCATCGTCGGCGGTCTGAGCCCGAGCGCGGCGCTGCGCATCGGCGGCGAACTGCGCCTGGGAGGCGTGGCGCAGGAGGCACGCGCCGCCGCGCGAACGCCGGATCAACGCCGAGCCATCCAGCTCGTTGCATACTCCTCCGACCGTGCGACCGCGGAGACACACACCGTGCGCACGCAGCTGAGGCGTGCGATCAGGCGAGCGCGGCCCGCGGCATCATCGAGCGCGGTTGGCACGCGGGTATCGACGCTCCTGCAGCTCGCTGACCTCAGCCCGGCGATCCTGCTCGAACGCGTCTGCGACCTGTCGCGCGCCGAACAGCTCAGGCTCGCGCTCGCACGTGCCCTCGCGCACGACCCGAGCGTGCTCGTCCTCGACGGGGGAGACGCGGGCGGCGATGCCGAGTTCTTCGAGGCGTGTGCCCGAGCCCGACGCAACGATGGCGTCGCGCTGCTCGTGTTCGCCCGCTCGGCGGCCGGGCTCGGGGCGAGCTGCGACGGCGAACTTCAACTCGGCGACGATCGTGTGCGAGCCATTGCCGCACCGCAGGGGTTGGCGCCGGAGCAGGGGCGACGCGCCGCCTGA
- a CDS encoding ABC transporter permease subunit produces MFTESVLVFIALNGIFAYSFYAVLVAGQLSLGQAGFAGIAAFVAATLAPTPASWGPVPTLIIAILIGMVVGSLAAVILGLPTMRLRGVFLAIATLGFAEGIRIFILNQSWTGGAQGMSVPKIVSPELAWALLVVVAYWFWRQGRSRYGRALEAIREDELAARSIGIDVGRHRLAAFVSAGAIAGLYGVLWAYFMRIIAPEDFSFSTAIDGLVTAVVGGSTNFFGPILGSGFQTMLPELQRAVGIEAGWLRPFISGLLLLIVILYLPGGIASLVPRRKQKIDVAALTAAGAAPAAMRSHPAKGEVVVQLDALAKEYGGVHAVQGVDLTIRSGDVVGLIGPNGAGKTTLVNMISGLIPPSSGSATVLGVEVGRTPVHKIAAAGVTRTFQHSKLFNRLTALENVLIGTHLVAKPTFLRRLIWLPSARRDERAALAQAARCLDRVGLVDKANVEAKGLSYGDQRRLEIARALAADPSILILDEPAAGMNHVEAEALSELIRSLANDGLTIIFIEHNVGMVLGTCDHIAVLNFGQLLASGTPAEIEADERVIEAYLGAVQDADAEPAPGADSTSGKA; encoded by the coding sequence ATGTTTACCGAATCCGTTCTCGTCTTCATCGCCCTCAACGGCATCTTCGCGTACTCGTTCTACGCGGTGCTCGTCGCCGGCCAGCTCAGCCTCGGCCAGGCGGGCTTCGCCGGTATTGCCGCGTTCGTCGCGGCCACGCTTGCCCCCACCCCAGCCTCCTGGGGCCCGGTGCCGACGCTCATCATCGCGATCCTGATCGGTATGGTCGTCGGGTCGCTCGCCGCCGTGATCCTCGGCCTCCCCACGATGCGACTGCGCGGCGTGTTCCTCGCGATCGCGACGCTCGGGTTCGCCGAGGGCATCCGTATCTTCATCCTGAACCAGTCCTGGACCGGCGGCGCTCAGGGCATGTCGGTGCCGAAGATCGTCAGCCCGGAGCTCGCCTGGGCGCTGCTCGTTGTCGTCGCGTACTGGTTCTGGCGCCAGGGGCGCTCGCGCTACGGTCGCGCGCTCGAGGCGATCCGTGAGGACGAGCTCGCCGCTCGCTCCATCGGGATCGACGTCGGCCGCCACCGCCTCGCGGCATTCGTGTCGGCCGGTGCCATCGCGGGCCTCTACGGAGTGCTGTGGGCGTACTTCATGCGCATCATCGCGCCGGAGGACTTCAGCTTCTCGACCGCGATCGACGGGCTCGTCACCGCGGTTGTCGGTGGCTCGACGAACTTCTTCGGCCCGATCCTCGGCAGCGGGTTCCAGACGATGCTGCCCGAGCTGCAGCGCGCCGTCGGCATCGAGGCGGGCTGGCTGCGCCCGTTCATCTCTGGCCTGCTGCTGCTCATCGTGATCCTGTACCTGCCGGGCGGCATCGCGAGCCTGGTCCCGCGCCGCAAGCAGAAGATCGACGTCGCGGCACTCACCGCCGCTGGAGCCGCTCCGGCGGCGATGCGCTCGCACCCCGCCAAGGGCGAGGTCGTCGTGCAGCTCGACGCGCTCGCGAAGGAATACGGCGGCGTGCACGCGGTGCAGGGCGTCGACCTGACGATCCGGAGCGGCGACGTTGTCGGTCTGATCGGCCCGAACGGCGCCGGCAAGACCACGCTCGTCAACATGATTAGCGGGCTCATCCCGCCGTCGAGCGGGTCGGCGACCGTGCTCGGCGTCGAGGTCGGGCGCACTCCGGTCCATAAGATCGCTGCGGCGGGCGTCACGCGCACCTTCCAGCATTCGAAGCTCTTCAACAGGCTCACCGCGCTCGAGAACGTGCTCATCGGCACCCACCTCGTCGCGAAGCCGACATTCCTGCGGCGCCTCATCTGGCTCCCGTCGGCGCGCCGCGACGAGCGCGCGGCGCTCGCGCAGGCGGCACGCTGCCTCGACCGGGTCGGTCTCGTTGACAAGGCGAACGTCGAGGCGAAGGGCCTCTCGTACGGTGACCAGCGTCGGCTCGAGATCGCCCGCGCGCTCGCGGCCGACCCGTCGATCCTGATCCTCGACGAGCCAGCCGCCGGTATGAACCACGTCGAGGCTGAGGCGCTGTCGGAGCTCATCAGGTCGCTCGCGAACGACGGGCTGACAATCATCTTCATCGAGCACAACGTCGGCATGGTGCTCGGCACGTGCGACCACATTGCGGTGCTGAACTTCGGTCAGCTCCTCGCGAGCGGTACGCCGGCCGAGATCGAGGCAGACGAACGCGTCATCGAGGCGTACCTCGGCGCCGTGCAGGACGCCGACGCGGAGCCAGCTCCCGGCGCCGATTCGACAAGCGGGAAGGCCTAA
- a CDS encoding ABC transporter substrate-binding protein, giving the protein MKMKLRAAAVVSASALLLAGCSTGGGGESGGEAGGLVGTGSGDSCAIESPVKVGAALSLTGGAGSYGASQQQGLELALAELNEADGIEYKLSIEDDASEPRQGISVMETFAGDDTSIVLGPTLSNTAVAAMPIANEAGMPVMGISTTAGGITDIGEFVFRDSLTEAQVIPQTIDAVIDEYDLKKVVVMYSNDDAFTESGYEVMAETLEGTDVEVLDTLTFSKADTDFRSLLTAAKDKNPDAIVVSALIEAAIPLVTQARELGIDQPIVGGNGFNNPKLMADAGDAAEGVVVGAAWNSASDNAENQAFLAAYEEKFGAQPDQFAAQAYSALYLIDDAIRSNCSAERADLRDSIAQLTDVATPLGAVSINENRDAEHPAVVQIVKDGKFAVLR; this is encoded by the coding sequence ATGAAGATGAAGCTTCGCGCCGCCGCAGTTGTGTCAGCGTCCGCCCTGTTGCTCGCCGGTTGTAGCACCGGTGGAGGCGGCGAGTCCGGTGGAGAGGCTGGCGGCCTCGTCGGCACCGGCTCCGGAGACAGCTGCGCAATCGAGAGCCCCGTCAAGGTCGGAGCGGCGCTCAGCCTGACCGGTGGCGCAGGCAGCTACGGCGCGTCGCAGCAGCAGGGCCTCGAACTCGCACTCGCCGAGCTCAATGAAGCCGACGGCATCGAGTACAAGCTCAGCATCGAGGACGATGCGTCCGAGCCGCGCCAGGGCATCAGCGTCATGGAGACGTTCGCCGGCGACGACACGAGCATCGTGCTTGGCCCGACCCTCTCGAACACCGCGGTCGCAGCGATGCCGATCGCCAACGAGGCCGGCATGCCTGTCATGGGCATCTCGACGACCGCCGGCGGGATCACCGACATCGGCGAGTTCGTCTTCCGCGACTCGCTCACCGAGGCGCAGGTCATCCCGCAGACCATCGACGCGGTGATCGACGAGTACGACCTGAAGAAGGTCGTCGTGATGTACTCGAACGACGACGCGTTCACCGAGTCGGGCTACGAGGTCATGGCGGAGACGCTCGAGGGCACCGATGTCGAGGTGCTCGACACGCTCACCTTCTCGAAGGCAGACACCGACTTCCGCAGCCTCCTCACCGCGGCGAAAGACAAGAACCCCGACGCGATCGTGGTGTCCGCGCTGATCGAGGCGGCTATCCCGCTCGTCACGCAGGCGCGCGAGCTCGGCATCGACCAGCCGATCGTCGGCGGCAACGGCTTCAACAACCCGAAGCTCATGGCTGACGCCGGCGACGCTGCAGAGGGCGTCGTGGTCGGCGCAGCGTGGAACTCGGCATCGGACAACGCAGAGAACCAGGCGTTCCTCGCAGCCTACGAAGAGAAGTTCGGTGCGCAGCCCGACCAGTTCGCGGCTCAGGCATACTCGGCGCTCTACCTCATCGACGACGCAATCCGCAGCAACTGCTCGGCCGAGCGCGCCGACCTCCGCGACTCGATCGCGCAGCTCACGGACGTCGCTACGCCGCTCGGTGCAGTCAGCATCAACGAGAACCGCGACGCAGAGCACCCCGCCGTCGTGCAGATCGTGAAGGACGGCAAGTTCGCCGTTCTGCGCTAA
- a CDS encoding ABC transporter substrate-binding protein, whose translation MSSFTSARVTGRVVTAVLASAAALALSACGAATTASDEAPGSRVYESEFGDVTLPEKIERIVSVDFYTPAALMDVGVTPVGVVNSYFTDTDGDAIPVDYSDKIRASDAQSIGEYYELNLEAIVQAKPDLVVATQDFLPLDDPMRAEIEKIAPIVTFNARDGEAWRTRSVELAKIMGKEDLVAPLQEKYNERRDEIKAKYADMLADNAITVAAPGETEWGTYSDKHFMTPILRDLGATFREQQEDEVTTDGFPEWFSYEELGRLSNADIIFTLQNTPQEQLDALAKNTLWTNLPAVQHGMVFDYINLGPTGSFGWAMQNLDSLEALFAEVQAKIDARA comes from the coding sequence ATGTCGTCCTTCACCTCAGCCCGCGTCACGGGCAGGGTCGTCACCGCTGTCCTCGCGTCTGCCGCTGCCCTCGCGCTCTCCGCCTGCGGCGCCGCCACCACTGCGAGCGACGAAGCGCCGGGTAGCCGCGTCTACGAGAGCGAGTTCGGCGACGTCACGCTCCCCGAGAAGATTGAGCGCATCGTCTCCGTCGATTTCTACACCCCGGCCGCGCTCATGGACGTAGGAGTGACTCCGGTCGGAGTCGTGAACAGCTACTTCACGGACACCGACGGCGATGCGATCCCCGTCGACTACAGTGACAAGATTCGCGCGTCCGACGCCCAGTCGATCGGCGAGTACTACGAACTCAACCTCGAGGCCATCGTGCAGGCGAAGCCAGATCTCGTGGTCGCGACACAGGACTTCCTCCCGCTTGACGACCCGATGCGCGCTGAGATCGAGAAGATCGCCCCGATCGTCACGTTCAACGCCCGCGACGGCGAGGCATGGCGCACACGCTCAGTCGAGCTCGCGAAGATCATGGGCAAAGAGGACCTGGTCGCGCCACTGCAGGAGAAGTACAACGAGCGGCGCGACGAGATCAAGGCGAAGTACGCTGACATGCTCGCCGACAACGCGATCACGGTCGCGGCGCCCGGCGAGACCGAGTGGGGCACCTACTCGGACAAGCACTTCATGACCCCGATTCTCCGCGACCTCGGCGCGACATTCCGTGAGCAGCAAGAGGACGAGGTCACCACCGACGGCTTCCCCGAGTGGTTCTCGTACGAGGAGCTGGGGCGGCTGTCGAACGCCGACATTATCTTCACCTTGCAGAACACCCCGCAGGAGCAGCTCGACGCGCTCGCGAAGAACACGCTGTGGACGAATCTGCCCGCGGTGCAGCACGGGATGGTCTTCGACTACATCAACCTCGGCCCGACGGGCTCATTCGGCTGGGCAATGCAGAACCTCGACAGTCTCGAGGCGCTGTTCGCAGAGGTGCAGGCGAAGATCGACGCGCGGGCGTGA
- a CDS encoding ABC transporter ATP-binding protein: MAEPILRVTDLKVTYGKVEAVRGVSFDVQAGSLVTLVGANGAGKSSIINAISGIVKPASGTVLFEGQDITKTGAHKLVGRGLVQVPEGRQVLSTLTIGENLQLGARKLRGGAAAAIDGIYERFPVLGERRQLPAGSLSGGEQQMLAIGRAMLAEPRVIFMDEPSMGLAPKIVDEVFKVIEEIRAGGTTVVLVEQNARRALQAADEGHILQNGEIVRSGTGAELLADDGIIQAYLGTGGGDK; the protein is encoded by the coding sequence ATGGCAGAGCCAATTCTTCGCGTCACCGACCTCAAGGTGACCTATGGCAAGGTCGAGGCCGTCCGCGGCGTCTCGTTCGACGTCCAGGCGGGGTCGCTCGTCACGCTCGTTGGGGCGAACGGCGCGGGCAAGTCGTCGATCATCAACGCGATCTCGGGGATCGTGAAGCCCGCGAGCGGCACGGTGCTCTTCGAGGGACAGGACATCACGAAGACCGGCGCGCACAAGCTCGTGGGCCGGGGCCTCGTGCAGGTTCCCGAAGGGCGCCAGGTGCTCAGCACGCTGACCATCGGCGAGAACCTGCAGCTCGGAGCCCGGAAGCTGCGCGGCGGTGCCGCGGCCGCAATCGACGGCATCTACGAGCGGTTCCCCGTGCTCGGCGAGCGGCGGCAGCTGCCCGCCGGATCCTTGTCCGGCGGCGAGCAGCAGATGCTTGCGATCGGGCGGGCGATGCTCGCCGAACCGCGGGTGATCTTCATGGACGAGCCGTCGATGGGCCTCGCGCCGAAGATCGTCGACGAGGTGTTCAAGGTCATCGAGGAGATCCGCGCCGGCGGCACCACCGTCGTGCTCGTCGAGCAGAACGCCCGCCGCGCGCTGCAGGCAGCGGACGAGGGGCACATTCTGCAGAATGGCGAGATCGTGCGCTCCGGCACGGGCGCCGAGCTTCTCGCAGACGACGGAATCATCCAGGCATACCTGGGAACTGGTGGAGGAGACAAGTGA
- a CDS encoding helix-turn-helix transcriptional regulator, whose product MTATMIVPSVPPGFLLTTIDYDVERSTSWHEHAHHQHELLWSEGGIVTLEADGRAWSIPPALGVWIPADIPHRASTVGAARVRATYLTGIEGHMTAVPQAVMGIALSDALRILLLHNLQANLDAQARLRLQRVILDLLAPAPTTSFDLSMPSSPHLRSIADAVLADPADKRTTATWARLLGMHERTLARQFEGETGITFTQWRILARLQVAIRELANGEAVVSISRRLGYRNPSTFIEHFRSLTGQTPAEYARARGPLTQV is encoded by the coding sequence GTGACAGCAACCATGATCGTCCCCAGCGTGCCGCCGGGATTCCTCCTCACGACGATTGATTACGACGTCGAACGCTCGACGTCCTGGCACGAACACGCGCACCACCAGCATGAACTTCTCTGGTCCGAGGGCGGCATTGTGACGCTCGAGGCAGACGGGCGGGCCTGGTCGATCCCGCCGGCGCTTGGGGTGTGGATTCCGGCGGATATTCCCCACCGCGCATCCACCGTTGGCGCAGCGCGGGTGCGCGCCACCTACCTCACGGGCATCGAGGGGCACATGACCGCGGTCCCCCAGGCCGTGATGGGGATCGCGTTGAGCGACGCGCTCCGCATCCTCCTCCTGCACAATCTGCAGGCAAACCTCGACGCACAGGCCCGGTTGCGGCTCCAACGAGTCATCCTCGATCTCCTTGCACCGGCGCCCACGACCTCGTTCGACCTGAGCATGCCGTCGAGCCCGCACCTGCGCTCGATCGCCGACGCGGTGCTCGCAGACCCGGCCGACAAGCGCACGACCGCGACCTGGGCGCGCCTGCTCGGCATGCACGAGCGCACGCTCGCGCGCCAGTTCGAGGGCGAGACCGGCATCACGTTCACGCAGTGGCGTATCCTCGCCCGGCTCCAGGTCGCGATCCGGGAGCTTGCGAACGGCGAGGCCGTGGTGTCGATTTCCCGACGCCTCGGGTACCGGAATCCGTCGACCTTCATCGAGCACTTTCGCTCGCTCACCGGCCAGACACCGGCCGAGTACGCACGCGCCCGGGGACCACTGACGCAAGTCTGA
- a CDS encoding alpha-hydroxy acid oxidase, which translates to MTTERGDSLGTRKIRRKLPKWSEVSPFLGFKKPELDPVERRLQKALTVKDLAEAARRRTPKSVFYYVHGAAEGELSIWRARDAFSRVEFEPRVLHDVANVDTRTTILGKEASFPLILAPTGFTRMMQHEGEIAVARAAAGAGVPYTLSTMGTTAPGDLQAAVPSGDNWFQLYLWKDRAATKQLIDQVRAAGYDTLVLTVDTPVAGNRLRDTRNGLTIPPSLSVKTFVDFALYPNWWANILTTEPIEFASLKSFDGTVAELVGKMFDPSLSLDDVQWLRDEWEGSLVVKGIQSVEDAKRVVELGVDAVVVSNHGGRQLDRAPTPLELLPRVAEAVNGRAQIFLDTGILSGADVLAAVGLGADACMVGRAYLYGLMAGGERGVDRMFEIMRSEAVRTMQLTGVDTVQEMRGRVTLRA; encoded by the coding sequence GTGACGACCGAGCGCGGCGACTCCCTCGGAACACGAAAGATCAGGCGGAAGCTCCCGAAATGGAGCGAGGTCTCACCGTTTCTCGGCTTCAAGAAGCCCGAGTTGGATCCGGTCGAGCGGCGGCTGCAGAAGGCCCTCACCGTAAAGGATCTCGCCGAGGCGGCGCGCAGGCGCACCCCCAAGTCAGTGTTCTACTACGTGCACGGCGCGGCCGAGGGAGAGCTGTCGATCTGGCGGGCCCGCGACGCGTTCTCGCGCGTTGAGTTCGAGCCGCGCGTGCTCCACGACGTTGCGAACGTCGACACGAGGACGACGATCCTCGGCAAGGAGGCGAGCTTTCCGCTCATTCTCGCGCCGACCGGCTTCACCCGGATGATGCAGCACGAAGGTGAGATCGCGGTCGCGCGGGCCGCTGCCGGGGCCGGGGTGCCGTACACCCTCTCGACGATGGGAACCACCGCGCCAGGCGACCTGCAGGCGGCCGTGCCGAGCGGCGACAATTGGTTCCAGCTGTACCTCTGGAAGGATCGCGCAGCGACCAAGCAGCTCATCGACCAGGTGCGCGCCGCCGGGTACGACACCCTCGTCTTGACTGTCGACACCCCAGTCGCAGGGAACCGACTGCGCGACACCCGCAACGGCCTGACGATCCCGCCGTCGCTGAGCGTGAAGACCTTCGTGGACTTCGCCCTGTACCCGAACTGGTGGGCGAATATCCTCACGACCGAGCCGATCGAGTTCGCGAGCCTGAAGTCGTTCGATGGCACCGTGGCCGAGCTCGTCGGCAAGATGTTCGACCCGAGCCTCAGCCTCGACGACGTGCAGTGGCTGCGCGACGAGTGGGAGGGCTCTCTCGTTGTGAAGGGCATCCAGTCCGTCGAAGACGCGAAGCGAGTCGTCGAGCTCGGCGTCGACGCGGTCGTGGTCTCTAACCACGGCGGCCGCCAGCTCGACCGGGCGCCAACTCCGCTCGAACTGTTGCCGCGCGTAGCCGAGGCGGTCAACGGTCGGGCGCAAATCTTTCTCGACACCGGCATCCTGTCGGGCGCTGACGTGCTTGCGGCCGTCGGGTTGGGCGCCGACGCGTGCATGGTCGGTCGCGCCTACCTCTACGGGCTCATGGCCGGGGGAGAGCGCGGTGTCGACAGGATGTTCGAGATCATGCGCTCCGAGGCCGTGCGAACGATGCAGCTGACCGGCGTCGATACAGTGCAGGAGATGCGCGGGCGGGTCACGCTCCGCGCATAG